A genomic window from Lycium barbarum isolate Lr01 chromosome 4, ASM1917538v2, whole genome shotgun sequence includes:
- the LOC132637477 gene encoding uncharacterized protein LOC132637477, whose translation MREFTTLLDPRARLLERLLTIGLVQKAPPKLEQPGSRFYKADQICAYHSGGAGHSTEDCINLKHKIQDLIEKREIVMETATPNVNTNPLLNHENGGVHMIERDEDWEACGMLFPRITKPLEQTVASLTLQEQPKFKVLIPSPGIPKVMPIFRILVQAPAVAQVAQQIAPDLKKPITAQASMTQGMTRSGKCFTPEELAQNATRKENVQKSVITEGEAKYFWWHMQSKYYSIVEYLKKTPAQISVLSLLASSQSHTHALMKVLDDTHVPAGMISEDIAGLVAHIIGEREMCFSKEELHIEGTSHNKALYITLECRDKAVGRVLVDNGSGLNICPTTTLTQLGHDIGKIHQSAMNFRGFDGSLSDSLGKVDLQIRVGPASFTAEFQVMAITANYNMLLGRPWIHSAGAVPSSLHQAIKFEWEGREIVAAAKRDTQMHPYNTFPMIVGDPHFSNFHLVEYVGATHAEEEVDRLMLAAYKMIASTMLRNDFETRKGLGRDLEGITEPVPIPKENYHFSLEYTLNED comes from the coding sequence ATGAGGGAATTCACAACGCTCCTTGACCCAAGGGCTAGACTGCTAGAAAGACTGCTGACCATAGGGCTAGTTCAGAAAGCCCCGCCAAAGCTGGAACAGCCTGGAAGTCGGTTCTACAAGGCCGATCAAATCTGTGCCTACCACTCAGGAGGGGCTGGGCACAGCACGGAGGATTGCATAAACCTAAAACACAAAATCCAAGATCTGATAGAAAAAAGAGAAATAGTCATGGAAACTGCTACCCCTAACGTAAACACGAACCCGTTgctgaatcatgaaaatggaggGGTCCACATGATAGAAAGGGATGAGGACTGGGAAGCTTGTGGAATGTTGTTTCCCAGAATCACCAAGCCTCTGGAACAGACGGTTGCTTCCCTCACCCTCCAAGAACAGCCCAAATTCAAGGTCTTGATCCCCAGTCCGGGAATCCCCAAGGTCATGCCCATTTTCAGGATTCTGGTCCAGGCACCTGCGGTAGCCCAGGTAGCACAACAGATTGCGCCTGACCTCAAAAAGCCAATCACTGCACAAGCATCAATGACCCAAGGCATGACTCGTTCAGGAAAGTGCTTTACTCCTGAAGAACTAGCTCAGAACGCCACAAGGAAGGAGAATGTTCAGAAAAGTGTAATAACCGAAGGAGAGGCCAAATATTTTTGGTGGCACATGCAGTCCAAATATTATTCCATTGTTGAGTACTTGAAGAAGACACCGGCACAAATATCGGTGTTGTCGCTGTTGGCTAGCTCGCAGTCTCATACGCATGCCCTTATGAAGGTATTAGATGATACACACGTACCAGCAGGAATGATTAGTGAGGATATAGCCGGGCTAGTGGCCCATATCATTGGTGAGCGTGAGATGTGCTTCTCTAAGGAAGAACTGCACATTGAAGGGACATCCCACAACAAAGCCCTCTATATTACCCTGGAATGCCGTGACAAGGCCGTAGGAAGGGTATTGGTGGATAATGGGTCGGGCCTCAACATTTGCCCCACAACCACCCTGACACAACTTGGCCACGACATAGGAAAGATCCATCAGAGCGCAATGAACTTCAGGGGATTCGATGGATCTTTAAGTGATTCTTTAGGAAAGGTCGATCTACAGATTCGGGTCGGGCCTGCCTCCTTCACAGCAGAGTTTCAGGTCATGGCAATCACTGCCAATTACaacatgctcttgggaagaccTTGGATCCACTCCGCCGGTGCGGTGCCATCGAGTCTGCACCAGGCCATAAAATTCGAATGGGAAGGGCGGGAAATTGTAGCGGCAGCTAAGAGGGATACTCAGATGCACCCTTACAACACCTTTCCCATGATTGTAGGGGATCCTCATTTCTCTAACTTCCATTTAGTGGAATACGTGGGGGCCACACATGCTGAAGAAGAGGTCGACAGACTTATGCTGGCGGCCTATAAAATGATCGCCTCTACCATGCTGAGAAACGATTTTGAAACGCGAAAAGGTCTAGGAAGGGACCTCGAAGGGATAACAGAACCTGTGCCAATCCCAAAAGAAAACTACCACTTCAGTCTAGAGTATACCCTTAACGAAGACTAG